Proteins from a genomic interval of Rhodothermus marinus:
- a CDS encoding RNA polymerase sigma factor, which produces MAVHDELGGLEALAARLPFHPDDQAAVVALYERWCTSRHPKDLALLELWLYCFVGRYFLIRMLREPHLSEVELEQLIGDTFLRLRRQLDSVREVERFVSWVGTACRNAFLNYLRALRRRPIPEPYDPPVEAPEAEDHLARGDLARLLPVLAAAVERLPDFLREVARLALLEGLTYHEISRRLKRPPGTVRVYLSRAFRRLRQDPALQEFL; this is translated from the coding sequence ATGGCCGTTCACGACGAACTGGGCGGGCTGGAGGCCCTGGCGGCGCGCTTGCCGTTCCACCCGGACGATCAGGCTGCGGTGGTGGCCCTCTACGAACGCTGGTGCACCTCCCGGCATCCGAAAGATCTGGCGCTGCTGGAACTCTGGCTTTACTGCTTTGTGGGGCGATACTTTCTGATCCGGATGCTCCGGGAGCCCCACCTGTCGGAAGTGGAACTGGAGCAGCTCATCGGCGACACGTTCCTTCGGCTGCGCCGCCAGCTCGATTCGGTGCGCGAAGTGGAACGCTTCGTGAGCTGGGTGGGCACGGCCTGCCGCAATGCCTTTCTGAACTATCTGCGCGCCCTGCGACGGCGACCCATTCCGGAGCCGTACGACCCTCCTGTCGAAGCGCCGGAGGCGGAAGATCATCTGGCGCGGGGTGATCTTGCCCGGCTGCTTCCGGTCCTTGCGGCCGCCGTCGAGCGCCTTCCGGACTTTCTCCGTGAGGTGGCCCGGCTGGCGCTGCTGGAAGGGCTCACCTATCATGAAATCAGCCGGCGGCTGAAAAGACCGCCGGGTACGGTGCGCGTCTACCTGAGCCGGGCCTTTCGCCGCCTGCGTCAGGACCCGGCGTTGCAGGAATTTCTTTAG
- the rpsI gene encoding 30S ribosomal protein S9, whose product MATATLNQWIAVGRRKTATARVYLRPGNGQITVNRRPFEEYFPLEWRRKVILAPFEVTGTTGQFDVLVNVQGGGLTGQAEAIRHGIARALVAYNPEFRKPLRDAGFLTRDPRMVERKKYGQPKARKRFQFSKR is encoded by the coding sequence ATGGCTACAGCAACCCTGAACCAGTGGATTGCGGTTGGTCGCCGGAAGACGGCCACGGCGCGCGTTTACCTGCGGCCGGGCAACGGCCAGATCACGGTAAACCGCCGTCCTTTTGAAGAATACTTCCCGCTGGAATGGCGGCGCAAAGTGATTCTGGCACCCTTCGAGGTGACGGGCACGACGGGACAGTTCGACGTGCTCGTCAACGTACAGGGCGGCGGTCTGACCGGCCAGGCCGAGGCCATCCGCCACGGCATTGCCCGGGCGCTGGTCGCCTACAACCCGGAATTCCGCAAGCCGCTGCGCGACGCCGGCTTCCTGACGCGCGACCCGCGCATGGTCGAGCGCAAGAAGTACGGCCAGCCCAAGGCGCGCAAACGGTTCCAGTTCTCGAAGCGGTAA
- a CDS encoding tetratricopeptide repeat protein: protein MKETLGDKILRYPWLSRETQREIEQEALRDPDWRELLEAVQSITPLLQSLPLTPEGPMSEEMLAFYLVTRRLSDRPLPPSLAVLFARLEAQLEADPTLRRRCEEMARQLDELVRKFDAPAHFERLTGRSLERETEPALVVAEEPASFATPAGDRAPVGAPDRPARRLARRSAWRWVECGAFVVVVLSVIYGGLFWWSRASQSELERLGFIAPAQLEVEQYRGEAAPSASEAERTYQEALQEIRTAYRSFLGLFPHYDTERLARAESLLVAVVTAMPESSPIRQEAQWLLGKVRLLRHDVDGARQALQEVAAQEGPYTEAAQQLLTRLRCLETPELC from the coding sequence ATGAAAGAGACCTTAGGCGATAAAATTCTGCGTTATCCCTGGCTTAGCCGGGAAACGCAGCGGGAAATTGAACAGGAAGCCCTTCGTGATCCTGATTGGCGGGAGTTGCTGGAGGCCGTTCAGTCGATCACGCCCTTGCTGCAATCGCTACCCCTGACGCCGGAGGGTCCCATGTCCGAAGAAATGCTGGCCTTCTATCTGGTTACCCGGCGCCTGTCCGATCGACCGCTTCCGCCGTCGCTGGCCGTGCTCTTTGCCCGTCTGGAAGCGCAACTGGAGGCCGATCCGACGCTGCGTCGTCGCTGCGAGGAAATGGCCCGGCAACTGGACGAGCTGGTCCGGAAATTCGATGCGCCGGCGCATTTCGAGCGCCTCACGGGACGCAGCCTGGAGCGCGAGACCGAGCCAGCCCTTGTCGTGGCCGAGGAGCCCGCGTCCTTTGCCACGCCCGCAGGAGATCGGGCCCCGGTCGGTGCGCCGGACCGACCGGCACGGCGTCTTGCCCGCAGGTCCGCCTGGCGCTGGGTGGAGTGCGGCGCCTTTGTCGTGGTCGTGCTGTCGGTGATTTACGGGGGGCTGTTCTGGTGGAGTCGGGCCTCGCAGTCCGAGCTGGAGCGGCTGGGCTTCATCGCGCCGGCGCAGCTTGAAGTCGAGCAGTATCGGGGCGAAGCGGCGCCGAGTGCCTCCGAGGCCGAACGCACCTATCAGGAGGCACTTCAGGAGATCCGGACGGCTTATCGGTCGTTTCTGGGGCTTTTCCCGCACTACGACACGGAGCGTCTGGCCCGGGCCGAGTCGCTTCTGGTGGCCGTGGTGACGGCCATGCCTGAGTCGTCCCCAATCCGACAGGAGGCGCAGTGGCTGCTGGGGAAAGTCCGGCTCCTGCGCCACGATGTGGACGGCGCGCGCCAGGCCCTCCAGGAGGTGGCCGCGCAGGAAGGGCCCTACACCGAAGCGGCCCAACAGCTCCTGACGCGGCTTCGGTGCCTGGAGACACCGGAGCTGTGCTAA
- a CDS encoding uracil-DNA glycosylase, with protein sequence MQELLHAVRDALLQEYALLGPLGFWKTPVAMSTPEHAPSNQDLFGQPQPPPESAPTDPYARIEALIPLESPLRAMRTLDEVARYVAETVLIPIDARRTNPVFGVGNPEADLMVIGEAPGAEEDRQGEPFVGPAGQLLNKMLKAIGFEREEVYITNVLKSRPPHNRDPQPDEIEAHLPILYKQIALVKPRIILCVGRIAGNALLGRNGSLRALRGKVHDFHGLPVVVTFHPAALLRNPQWKRLAWEDLQLLRAHYDRLMGTATR encoded by the coding sequence ATGCAGGAGCTGCTGCACGCCGTCCGTGACGCTCTGCTGCAGGAGTACGCGCTGCTGGGCCCGCTGGGCTTCTGGAAAACCCCGGTCGCCATGTCCACCCCGGAACACGCCCCGAGCAACCAGGACCTGTTCGGCCAGCCGCAGCCCCCGCCGGAATCGGCTCCGACGGATCCCTACGCCCGCATCGAGGCGCTGATTCCGCTCGAGTCGCCGCTGCGGGCCATGCGCACGCTCGACGAAGTGGCCCGCTACGTGGCCGAAACGGTCCTGATCCCGATCGACGCCCGCCGCACGAACCCGGTCTTCGGCGTCGGTAACCCCGAGGCGGATCTCATGGTGATCGGCGAGGCGCCCGGGGCCGAAGAAGATCGCCAGGGCGAGCCGTTCGTGGGTCCGGCCGGCCAATTGCTCAACAAAATGCTCAAAGCCATCGGCTTCGAGCGCGAAGAAGTCTACATCACGAACGTGCTGAAAAGCCGCCCGCCCCACAACCGGGATCCCCAGCCGGACGAGATCGAAGCGCACCTGCCCATTCTGTACAAACAGATCGCGCTGGTGAAGCCCCGGATCATCCTGTGTGTGGGGCGCATTGCCGGCAATGCGTTGCTGGGCCGGAACGGTTCGCTGCGTGCCCTTCGGGGCAAGGTGCACGACTTTCACGGGCTGCCGGTCGTCGTCACCTTCCACCCGGCCGCTCTGCTGCGCAATCCCCAGTGGAAGCGGCTGGCCTGGGAAGATCTCCAGCTACTGCGCGCCCACTACGATCGCCTGATGGGCACGGCAACGCGCTGA
- the coaBC gene encoding bifunctional phosphopantothenoylcysteine decarboxylase/phosphopantothenate--cysteine ligase CoaBC: protein MVPKPLASLAGRHLLLGVTGSIAAYKAAELVRLFKKAGAEVQVIMTPDATRFITPLTLGTLSEREVLVELFPENEPGSWTKHVHLGRWADLAVVAPATAQTLARLAHGFCDTMLAATLLSARCPVLLCPAMDHDMYHHPATQRNLEQLRRYGYEILPPEFGELASGLVGDGRLPDPERIAAHVAALLARRHSLAGKHVLVTAGPTREMIDPVRCLTNPSTGTMGFALARAAARRGARVTLITGPTLLPTPPGVTRIDVTSAREMYEAVLRHADTADFVFMAAAVADYAPVETSPSKLKKEADELVLRLQRTPDILAELGRRRRPDQVLVGFAMETDNALENAREKLRRKNLDWIALNRLNEPGAGFGTGTNRLTLLHRSGHLEELPLLPKDEAAEALLDRVLREIPSG, encoded by the coding sequence ATGGTCCCGAAACCCCTCGCTTCGCTTGCAGGCCGCCATCTGTTGCTGGGCGTCACCGGGAGCATTGCCGCCTACAAGGCGGCCGAGCTGGTCCGGCTGTTCAAAAAAGCCGGTGCCGAGGTGCAGGTCATCATGACGCCCGACGCCACGCGCTTCATCACGCCGCTGACGCTCGGCACGCTTTCCGAACGCGAAGTGCTCGTCGAGCTCTTTCCGGAAAACGAACCCGGCTCCTGGACGAAGCACGTCCATCTCGGACGCTGGGCCGATCTGGCCGTCGTGGCGCCCGCCACGGCGCAGACGCTGGCCCGGCTGGCGCACGGCTTCTGCGACACCATGCTGGCCGCCACGCTCCTTTCGGCCCGCTGTCCGGTGCTGCTCTGTCCGGCCATGGACCACGACATGTACCACCATCCGGCCACGCAGCGAAATCTGGAGCAACTGCGCCGGTACGGCTACGAGATCCTGCCGCCGGAGTTCGGCGAGCTGGCCAGCGGGCTCGTGGGCGACGGGCGCCTGCCCGACCCCGAGCGCATCGCGGCGCATGTGGCCGCCCTGCTCGCACGACGGCATTCCCTGGCCGGCAAGCACGTGCTGGTGACGGCCGGCCCCACGCGGGAGATGATCGATCCGGTCCGGTGCCTGACAAACCCCTCCACCGGCACCATGGGCTTCGCACTGGCCCGGGCGGCCGCCCGACGCGGTGCCCGCGTGACGCTCATCACCGGCCCCACGCTGCTCCCCACCCCGCCCGGCGTCACCCGCATCGACGTCACCTCGGCCCGCGAGATGTACGAAGCCGTGCTCCGGCATGCCGACACGGCCGATTTCGTCTTTATGGCGGCCGCCGTGGCCGACTATGCGCCCGTCGAAACTTCGCCTTCCAAGCTCAAAAAAGAAGCGGACGAACTGGTGCTCCGCCTGCAACGCACGCCCGACATTCTGGCCGAACTGGGCCGGCGCCGTCGTCCCGATCAGGTGCTTGTGGGCTTTGCCATGGAAACCGACAATGCGCTCGAAAACGCCCGCGAAAAGCTCCGCCGCAAAAACCTCGACTGGATCGCACTCAACCGCCTGAACGAACCAGGCGCCGGCTTCGGCACCGGGACCAACCGCCTGACACTGCTGCACCGAAGCGGCCACCTGGAAGAGCTGCCCCTCCTGCCCAAAGACGAAGCGGCCGAAGCGCTTCTCGACCGCGTGCTGCGGGAAATCCCTTCCGGCTGA
- the rplM gene encoding 50S ribosomal protein L13, producing MDVNSYKTYSAKPGEVTRNWYVIDAEGQVLGRLASRIATILRGKHKPTYTPHVDMGDFVIVINADKVRLTGKKELQKQYFQHSGYPGGERLRTPAYMRTHRPEFLIEHAVKGMLPKGPLGRRMLRKLKVYAGPSHPHGAQKPIELTL from the coding sequence ATGGATGTCAACAGCTACAAGACCTACAGCGCCAAGCCCGGAGAGGTTACGCGCAACTGGTACGTGATCGACGCCGAGGGTCAGGTGCTGGGCCGGCTGGCCTCGCGGATTGCCACGATCCTGCGGGGCAAGCACAAGCCCACCTACACGCCCCATGTGGACATGGGCGACTTTGTGATCGTGATCAACGCGGACAAGGTGCGCCTGACCGGCAAGAAGGAACTGCAGAAGCAGTACTTCCAGCACTCCGGGTATCCGGGAGGTGAGCGGCTGCGCACGCCGGCCTACATGCGCACGCACCGTCCGGAGTTTTTGATCGAGCACGCGGTCAAGGGCATGCTGCCCAAGGGACCGCTCGGGCGGCGCATGCTGCGCAAGCTGAAGGTGTACGCGGGGCCCTCGCATCCGCACGGGGCCCAGAAACCCATTGAACTCACGTTGTAA
- the tsf gene encoding translation elongation factor Ts — translation MGISAQDVKRLREMTGVGMMDCKRALEEAGGDFEAAVEILRKKGQKVAAKRADREAKEGLVVTAVSEDGRAGAIVEVNCETDFVARNEEFASFAQQVAQLILEQRPADLEALLKLQLPDGRTVEEALIDLTGKIGEKLAIRRFDVLTTDSGRIISYVHPGSRLAVLVEVVGDGQLEEAGRDVAMQVAAMNPVAVRREEVPEEVRQKELEIAREAARNEGKPEHIIDRIAQGKLERFYKDHVLLEQAFIKDAAITVQERLQQAGIDVRRFVRYALGE, via the coding sequence ATGGGCATTTCTGCTCAGGACGTAAAGCGGCTCCGGGAAATGACCGGGGTCGGCATGATGGACTGTAAACGGGCGCTGGAAGAGGCAGGCGGCGACTTTGAAGCCGCCGTCGAGATCCTGCGCAAAAAGGGCCAGAAAGTCGCGGCCAAGCGAGCCGACCGCGAGGCCAAGGAAGGCCTGGTCGTTACGGCCGTGAGCGAAGACGGTCGGGCCGGCGCCATCGTCGAGGTCAACTGCGAGACCGACTTCGTGGCCCGCAACGAGGAGTTTGCCTCGTTTGCGCAGCAGGTGGCGCAGCTGATCCTCGAGCAGCGCCCGGCCGACCTGGAGGCACTGCTGAAGCTCCAGCTCCCCGACGGCCGCACCGTCGAAGAGGCGTTGATCGACCTGACCGGCAAGATTGGCGAAAAGCTCGCCATCCGGCGCTTCGACGTGCTGACCACCGACAGCGGCCGGATCATCTCCTATGTGCATCCCGGCTCGCGCCTGGCCGTGCTGGTCGAAGTCGTCGGCGATGGCCAGCTCGAAGAGGCCGGACGCGACGTGGCCATGCAGGTGGCCGCCATGAATCCCGTGGCGGTGCGCCGTGAAGAGGTGCCGGAGGAGGTGCGCCAGAAGGAACTGGAGATCGCCCGCGAGGCCGCCCGCAACGAGGGCAAGCCCGAGCACATTATCGATCGCATCGCGCAGGGCAAACTGGAGCGTTTCTACAAGGACCACGTGCTGCTGGAGCAGGCGTTCATCAAGGACGCCGCCATCACGGTCCAGGAGCGACTCCAGCAGGCCGGCATCGACGTGCGCCGGTTCGTTCGCTACGCCCTGGGCGAGTAA
- the gmk gene encoding guanylate kinase, whose product MPEPRIVILTAPSGAGKTTLARRLQEALPQLRFSVSATTRPPRPGERHGVDYYFLSEDEFRRLIEQGELIEYEEVYPGRFYGTLRREIEQASRDHPVLLDIDVKGALRVKERFGDEAFAIFVQPPSLEALAERLRNRGTEDDTTLRQRLERARMELAMADRFDAVVVNDDLERAAAETLRLVRSFLERP is encoded by the coding sequence ATGCCGGAGCCCCGGATCGTCATCCTGACCGCTCCCAGCGGAGCCGGCAAAACCACGCTGGCCCGTCGCCTGCAGGAGGCGCTGCCCCAGCTTCGCTTCTCGGTATCGGCCACCACGCGTCCGCCCCGTCCCGGCGAGCGCCATGGCGTGGATTACTACTTCCTGTCCGAAGACGAATTCCGGCGGCTCATCGAGCAGGGCGAACTGATCGAATACGAGGAGGTCTATCCCGGCCGCTTCTACGGGACGCTGCGCCGGGAAATCGAGCAGGCCAGCCGCGACCACCCCGTGCTGCTCGACATCGACGTCAAGGGCGCGCTGCGCGTCAAGGAACGCTTCGGCGACGAGGCTTTCGCCATCTTCGTGCAGCCGCCTTCGCTCGAGGCCCTGGCCGAACGCCTGCGCAACCGGGGCACCGAAGACGACACGACGCTGCGCCAGCGTCTGGAGCGCGCCCGTATGGAGCTGGCGATGGCCGATCGCTTCGACGCCGTGGTGGTCAACGACGACCTGGAGCGGGCCGCGGCCGAAACCCTTCGTCTGGTGCGCTCGTTTCTGGAGCGGCCCTGA
- a CDS encoding YicC/YloC family endoribonuclease produces MIASMTGFGRGQAERDGFTATVELRSVNNRYLDVSVRLPRIASLYEPDVLAAIRQAFSRGRITAQIDLKLPPEAGLLPRLNLDAARQYLAQLEALRAEAGLSDPIRLEHLLTLPDLFERPEVPEEDDRIRQVLMEALSRAIEALQATRRQEGALLQADLEARLEAIARRLEAIEARAPERLVEAREKLRARVQELLRDDQIDPDRLELEIVLLADRLDITEECVRLRAHLQHFREALQAEEPSGRRLNFLTQELHREANTIGAKANDATIALLAVEIKEEVEKIREQIQNIE; encoded by the coding sequence ATGATCGCCAGCATGACCGGCTTCGGGCGCGGCCAGGCCGAACGCGACGGCTTTACGGCCACCGTCGAGCTGCGCTCGGTCAACAATCGCTACCTGGACGTCTCGGTGCGGCTGCCCCGCATCGCGTCGCTGTACGAACCGGACGTCCTGGCGGCCATCCGCCAGGCCTTCAGCCGTGGCCGCATCACCGCCCAGATCGATCTGAAGCTGCCCCCGGAAGCGGGCCTGCTGCCACGTCTTAACCTTGACGCGGCCCGTCAGTACCTGGCCCAGCTCGAAGCGCTGCGTGCGGAAGCCGGCCTGTCCGACCCGATCCGGCTCGAACACCTGCTGACGCTGCCCGACCTCTTCGAGCGTCCGGAAGTGCCGGAAGAGGACGACCGCATCCGTCAGGTGCTGATGGAGGCGCTCAGCCGGGCCATCGAGGCCCTGCAGGCCACCCGCCGCCAGGAAGGCGCCCTGCTGCAGGCCGACCTGGAAGCCCGCCTGGAGGCCATCGCCCGCCGCCTCGAAGCCATCGAAGCCCGCGCGCCCGAACGCCTCGTCGAAGCCCGCGAAAAACTGCGGGCCCGCGTGCAGGAACTGCTGCGGGACGATCAGATCGACCCGGATCGGCTCGAACTCGAAATCGTGCTGCTGGCCGATCGGCTCGACATCACCGAGGAATGCGTTCGGCTCCGGGCCCACCTGCAGCACTTCCGCGAGGCGCTGCAGGCCGAGGAGCCCAGCGGCCGCCGCCTGAACTTCCTGACCCAGGAGCTGCACCGCGAGGCCAACACGATCGGCGCCAAAGCCAACGACGCCACGATCGCCCTGCTGGCCGTCGAGATCAAAGAAGAAGTCGAAAAGATCCGCGAGCAGATCCAGAACATCGAGTAG
- the frr gene encoding ribosome recycling factor: MPNEHLQLILDDAREHMEKSLAHLRTELAALRAGRATPAMLEDVRVEYYGTMTPLMQLASITAPQPDLLIVQPWDRSALGAIERAIINANLGLNPSNDGNIIRIPIPPLSEERRKELVRAARIRAEEARVAIRNIRRHAKDHIKKAKDEEHLPEDLCHVAEEELQKLTDSYIEKINHLLERKEAEIMEV, translated from the coding sequence ATACCGAACGAACACCTGCAGCTGATTCTGGACGACGCGCGCGAGCACATGGAAAAGTCGCTTGCGCATCTGCGCACCGAGCTGGCCGCACTCCGGGCCGGACGCGCCACGCCGGCCATGCTCGAAGACGTGCGCGTCGAGTACTACGGCACGATGACGCCGCTCATGCAGCTGGCCAGCATCACGGCACCCCAGCCGGACCTGCTCATCGTGCAACCCTGGGATCGCTCGGCCCTGGGTGCCATCGAACGGGCCATCATCAACGCCAACCTGGGACTCAACCCCTCCAACGACGGCAACATCATCCGCATTCCGATTCCGCCGCTTTCCGAAGAGCGACGCAAGGAGCTGGTGCGGGCCGCCCGCATCCGGGCCGAAGAAGCCCGCGTGGCCATCCGCAACATCCGGCGACACGCCAAAGACCATATCAAAAAAGCCAAAGACGAGGAGCATCTTCCGGAAGATCTCTGTCACGTCGCCGAGGAGGAACTCCAGAAACTCACCGACAGCTACATCGAAAAGATCAATCACCTTCTGGAGCGCAAGGAGGCCGAAATCATGGAAGTCTGA
- the pyrH gene encoding UMP kinase: MAGESDTSNNRPRPRYRRILLKLSGEALMGRKPYGIDWHVLETYAREIRQVVELGVAVGIVIGGGNIFRGVQNASRGMKRAHADYMGMLATMINAMALQDALEQAGLDTRLQSSIKMEQIAEPFIRRRAIRHLEKGRVVIFGAGTGNPYFTTDTAAALRALEIEAEVLLKGTRVDGVYSADPEHDPNARLFTTIHGREVIQRDLRVMDMTAFTLCREAGLPIIVFNMNKPGNLLRVVCGEPVGTLVYWTETPPSFAETAQA, from the coding sequence ATGGCTGGCGAATCGGACACGTCGAACAACCGACCGCGTCCCCGTTACCGCCGTATCCTGCTCAAACTGAGCGGCGAGGCCCTCATGGGCCGCAAGCCCTACGGCATCGACTGGCACGTGCTGGAAACCTACGCCCGGGAGATCCGCCAGGTGGTCGAACTGGGCGTGGCCGTGGGCATCGTCATCGGCGGCGGCAACATCTTTCGGGGCGTGCAGAACGCCTCGCGTGGCATGAAGCGGGCCCATGCCGACTACATGGGCATGCTGGCCACCATGATCAACGCGATGGCGCTGCAGGACGCGCTCGAGCAGGCCGGACTCGACACGCGCCTTCAGTCGAGCATCAAAATGGAACAGATCGCCGAGCCGTTCATCCGTCGCCGGGCCATCCGGCATCTGGAAAAAGGGCGGGTGGTGATCTTTGGCGCCGGCACCGGCAATCCGTACTTCACCACCGACACGGCCGCCGCCTTGCGCGCGCTGGAGATCGAAGCCGAGGTGCTGCTCAAGGGCACGCGCGTCGATGGCGTCTATTCGGCCGATCCGGAACACGACCCCAACGCCCGCCTGTTCACCACCATCCACGGGCGGGAGGTAATCCAGCGGGATCTGCGCGTGATGGACATGACGGCCTTCACGCTGTGCCGGGAAGCCGGCCTGCCCATCATTGTCTTCAACATGAACAAACCCGGCAACCTGTTGCGCGTGGTCTGCGGCGAGCCGGTCGGGACGCTGGTCTACTGGACCGAAACGCCGCCTTCGTTTGCCGAAACCGCTCAGGCCTGA
- the rpsB gene encoding 30S ribosomal protein S2, which translates to MSEHETQPVPETEASASEETTAEVAEAATETSAPETQPTHRVSIEELLKAGAHFGHLTSRWNPKMRPFIFMERNGIHIIDLVQTQQLLDRAAEAAARFARQGKKILFVGTKKQARDIVRKYAEACGQPYVVERWLGGTLTNFQTIRQSIRRMEELARMEEEGILDQLKKKERLMKRREREKLERTLGGIAQMAKLPGALFIVDVVREHIAVSEARKLGIPIIAIVDTNADPELIDYPIPANDDAVRSIELITSVIANAITEGAKQREQEEASRKAEREKRAADAEAAKETRARRRKKGS; encoded by the coding sequence ATGAGCGAACACGAAACGCAACCCGTTCCCGAAACGGAAGCTTCGGCTTCCGAAGAGACGACGGCCGAAGTGGCCGAAGCCGCGACCGAAACATCGGCTCCTGAAACCCAGCCCACGCATCGCGTCTCCATCGAGGAGCTGCTCAAAGCCGGCGCCCACTTCGGGCACCTGACCAGCCGGTGGAATCCCAAAATGCGCCCCTTCATCTTCATGGAGCGCAACGGGATCCACATCATCGACCTGGTGCAGACGCAGCAGCTCCTCGATCGCGCGGCCGAAGCAGCCGCCCGCTTTGCCCGCCAGGGTAAGAAGATCCTGTTCGTCGGCACCAAGAAGCAGGCCCGCGACATCGTCCGCAAATACGCGGAAGCCTGCGGTCAGCCCTACGTCGTCGAACGCTGGCTGGGCGGCACGCTGACCAACTTCCAGACGATCCGCCAGAGCATCCGCCGCATGGAAGAGCTGGCCCGGATGGAAGAAGAGGGCATCCTGGACCAGCTCAAGAAAAAAGAGCGCCTGATGAAGCGCCGCGAGCGTGAAAAGCTGGAGCGGACGCTCGGCGGCATCGCCCAGATGGCCAAGCTCCCGGGCGCGCTGTTCATCGTCGACGTGGTGCGCGAGCATATCGCCGTCAGCGAAGCGCGCAAGCTCGGCATCCCCATCATCGCCATCGTCGACACGAACGCCGACCCGGAGCTGATCGACTACCCGATCCCGGCCAACGACGACGCCGTACGCTCCATCGAATTGATCACCTCGGTGATCGCCAACGCGATCACCGAAGGGGCCAAGCAGCGCGAGCAGGAAGAAGCCTCGCGTAAAGCGGAGCGGGAAAAGCGCGCGGCCGATGCCGAAGCCGCCAAGGAGACGCGCGCCAGGCGTCGCAAGAAAGGTTCCTGA